The proteins below come from a single Chryseobacterium nepalense genomic window:
- a CDS encoding BrxA/BrxB family bacilliredoxin, which translates to MYPTDLVMPMKAELTDKGFEDLTTPSQVEEALKQSGTTLLVINSVCGCAAGAARPGVVYSLTGDKKPDHLTTVFAGFDTEAVVEARKHLAPFPPSSPCVALFKDGELVHMLERHHIEGNPAGAIAANLQAAYDEYC; encoded by the coding sequence ATGTATCCAACAGATTTAGTAATGCCTATGAAGGCTGAACTTACAGATAAAGGTTTCGAAGACCTGACCACTCCGTCACAAGTAGAAGAAGCATTAAAACAAAGCGGAACAACCCTTTTGGTAATCAATTCCGTTTGTGGATGTGCAGCAGGAGCGGCAAGACCCGGAGTTGTGTATTCTTTAACAGGAGATAAAAAACCGGATCATCTTACAACCGTTTTTGCCGGTTTCGATACAGAAGCAGTGGTGGAAGCAAGAAAACACCTTGCCCCTTTTCCGCCGAGTTCGCCTTGTGTAGCTCTTTTCAAGGATGGTGAGCTGGTTCACATGCTGGAAAGACACCATATTGAAGGAAACCCTGCAGGAGCAATTGCAGCCAACCTTCAGGCAGCCTACGATGAATACTGCTAA